The following nucleotide sequence is from Chryseobacterium sp. CY350.
AATGGATATCAGTATTTTTACTCAACAACAAATACGACTCCAACAACTGGTACTGCTATAACAGGAACTACCATAAATATTCCAGCATTGACACCGGCTACAACTTACTATTATTGGGTAAGATCAGTGTGTTCAGGTAGTTCAACAAGTACTTGGGTAACAGGATCGTTCACTACGCTTGCTGTACCGCCTACAAATGATGCTTGTTCTGGTGCAACTGCATTGACGCCTGGTGCTACTTTTAGCCAGAATGCAGTAACATCAACAAATGCTGGTGCGACTACTGATATTTCCGCTTCTTGTGCAGCTTCAAGTGCAGTAAATAATATTTGGTTTAGTGTTGTTGTTCCTGCTTCGGGAAGTATTACTGTTGAAACTGGCGCTGCAGCTGGATCACCATTTACTGATTCTGTTTTAACTTTGTTTAGCGGTGCATGTGGATCATTAACTGCAATTGACTGTAATGATGATATTGCATCTGGATCTAATATATTTTCGAGAGTAACTCTTACAGGAAGAACTCCTGGTGAAGTGATTTATGCAAGTGTTTACAGATATTCAACTGCGGGATCTAACGGGCAGATTCAGATTTCTGCATATGATGCAAGTTTATCAACTGCCGAAGTTTCTCAAGTGAAAAACAACCTTAATGTATATCCAAACCCATTTGCAGATGTATTAAATATCTCAGATGTGAAGAATGTAAAATCTGTATCAGTAGTTGATATTGCTGGAAGATTAGTAAAAACTATAGATAAACCAAGTTCTGCTCTTCAATTAGGAGATCTAAAATCTGGGATGTATGTAGTTGTTCTTAATATGAATGATGGTTCTAAACAAACTATCAAAGCGATTAAGAAATAAATTTAAAATTAAACAAGTTCACAGAGGTAGCCAATTTTGGCTACCTCTTTTTTTTTACTTAAATAATTACGTTGTGACTTATATTTAATAATTATAAACATTTATTAATATTATTATAATAAAAATATTTTTGTGTTGGTAATTCGGAAACTTTAGTTAATTTTATTTCACAATTTCGAAAAAATAAATATTAATGAAAAAAGCTTACTTATTGGCTCTTATCCTATCCGTAATAGGGGTAAGTGCGCAAACCTACTGTGCTCCGAATTATGCGAGCGGATGCAGCGGAGGTGATCAAATTGACGATTTTACAATTGCTTCGGCAGGTTTTAGTCATCTTGGAACTGGTTGTTCAACCGGAACTTACGGTAATTTTTATGCCACTCACACAATCACGTTGGCTCCTACCATCAATTATGCTTTTTCTGCAACTCATAATTTTTCTAGTCAAATAATGAAAGTATGGGCAGATTTTAATAACGATGGCACGTTTGACGCGTCCACCGAATTAATCGGTTCGGGATCCAGTGGTTCTACAATGACTACTAATGGTACGATTTCTTTACCAGCGAATGTTGCGGCAGGAACATATAGAATGAGGGTTTCAGATCGTTATGCTAATGACCCTGTTCCTTGTGATGTTGCAGGTTACGGTGAAGCACATGATTATAAGCTTGTCGTTACTGCACCACCAACGTGTATTGCTCCAACAGCTTTAACTAATTCTGCAATTACAGCAACAAGTGTTAATGTTTCCTGGACCGCGCCGGCTACCGCGCCAGCTTCAGGGTATGATATTTTTTACAGCAGTACAGGAGTTGTTCCAAATGCTTCAACAGTTCCCACAATGTCTTCTTCGCTTACAACCGTAACGATTAACGGATTGACACCGGCAACTAATTACTGTATTTGGGTACGGTCAAAATGTACGACTACTGACGCCAGTGTTTGGATAAACAGTTGTTTTCTAACCTCTTGTGTTGCGGCGAACGTTCCGTATTTCTTAGATTTTGAAAGCGTTACAGCACCGGCATTACCTTTGTGTACAGCTGTCACTAATCCAGGTGCAGGTAATAGCTGGATGATTAGTTTCGATCCTGGAAATGGTTTTACTAATAATACTTTGGCTTATAACTATAATTATCAGAACGCTGCAAATTCATGGTTTTTTACGCAGGGAATAAATTTAGTTGCCGGTACAACGTATAGAATTAAATATAACTACGGAAATAACAGCTCAAGTTATTCTGAAAAGATGAAAGTTACTTATGGTGACGCACCAACTCCTGCGGCACAGACAAACGTTTTGCATGATTACACCAATATTATTGATGTTATAAGCCCGGTTTCAGACTTTTACACGCTGACACCTACGACAAGTGGTGTTTATTACTTTGCGTTTAATGTTTATTCAGATGCCAATATGTATAACTTGTATGTAGATGATATTCTTGTAGAAGTAAATCCTTCTTGCATTGAGCCAAATGCTTTAGCAGTATCTGCAGTTACAGCATTTACAGCGACAGCTACCTGGGCGGCTCCTGCTACAGCACCAGCTGGCGGTTACGAATATTATTTATCTACCTCTAATACAGCACCTGTTTCTACAACTGTAGCGACCGGAACATCTGCAAGTGCTACATTGAATTTAACATCGCTTCTTTCCTCATCAACGTATTACTTATGGGTACGCGCGGTGTGTACTGCTACAGATAAAAGCGCATGGTCTTCTGTTGTAACATTTGCTACAGAATCTTTCTGCCCGGTTGTCACTGGTCCTGCAGATGCGATTACAAACTTGTCTCTTACTCCTACGATTACGTGGGATCCTATGGCGGGAGCTGATGGTTATAAAATCACAGTAGGAACCACTTCA
It contains:
- a CDS encoding GEVED domain-containing protein translates to MKKAYLLALILSVIGVSAQTYCAPNYASGCSGGDQIDDFTIASAGFSHLGTGCSTGTYGNFYATHTITLAPTINYAFSATHNFSSQIMKVWADFNNDGTFDASTELIGSGSSGSTMTTNGTISLPANVAAGTYRMRVSDRYANDPVPCDVAGYGEAHDYKLVVTAPPTCIAPTALTNSAITATSVNVSWTAPATAPASGYDIFYSSTGVVPNASTVPTMSSSLTTVTINGLTPATNYCIWVRSKCTTTDASVWINSCFLTSCVAANVPYFLDFESVTAPALPLCTAVTNPGAGNSWMISFDPGNGFTNNTLAYNYNYQNAANSWFFTQGINLVAGTTYRIKYNYGNNSSSYSEKMKVTYGDAPTPAAQTNVLHDYTNIIDVISPVSDFYTLTPTTSGVYYFAFNVYSDANMYNLYVDDILVEVNPSCIEPNALAVSAVTAFTATATWAAPATAPAGGYEYYLSTSNTAPVSTTVATGTSASATLNLTSLLSSSTYYLWVRAVCTATDKSAWSSVVTFATESFCPVVTGPADAITNLSLTPTITWDPMAGADGYKITVGTTSGGTDILNDVDLGNVTSYTFTTPLANSIEYFYTINAYASGVSSNSCSIRSFTTACAAISPSYTNDFSNIDAACWGQASGGSASGGSTGTNSEWVEDGFLNNGSTGAAKINLYSNSKSGWLISPTFNLTGASYDVKFDYGMTEWNNTTSATLGSDDKVQVLMSNDNGVTWTTIQTWSAGTQISNTSTQFSYTVTGGTNQMKFAIYATEGANDDPEDNDFFVDNFTVTQSLLSTAENTLTKNNIKVYPNPFSDVLNISDVKDVKSIAVVDIAGRIVKTFEKASSDLQLRDLNAGIYVVILNMNDGTKQSIKVIKK